Part of the Sorghum bicolor cultivar BTx623 chromosome 1, Sorghum_bicolor_NCBIv3, whole genome shotgun sequence genome, TCGCAATGCCTGATTGTTCGTTGTTATGGTAGTTCCTCCCAGTCGTCACCATGCAGAACGAGGAGGGGAAGATGGTGGACCTCTACGTCCCCAGGAAGTGGTAAGTTTTGCTTCAATATTCTCTTGTTTGACCCTGCATCGTTGTTGTCTGCACTGGTGTTGGTGCTGAcctgtgtttttctttttgttcgtaCAGTTCTGCCACGAACAGGATCATCACCGCCAAGGACCATGCCTCCGTGCAGATCAACATTGGGCACGTGGATGAGAATGGTGTGTATGTTGGCAACTTCACCACGTTTGCTCTCTCTGGGTTTGTTCGTGCTCAGGTAATTATCCTTGCTGCAGTCTGGCTATCCATATGCAACTTTCAATAGCAAGTGTATTGTTGGTGCGCCGCTTACGGTGGACTTGCATGCCAATATACCATACATCGTCCAATGTCAGTTTCACCTCTTTAGCTACATCACAGAGTTACCTGTTTGATTTTGCTGTGCCCATAAATCAAGTGACGGGCTGCCATGGTAGGAAATACTAAGCTCCGGAATATGCAATGGAGTTATATGATACTTTCAGTCAAGGTTCTATCCATGAACCCTGATGACGCCATTTGGCCTTGCCTTTGTTGCTTTAtctgccaatcaaacacagtaGCTGCTGGGTATCATCCTAGATAATTAAATTTTAATGAAGTTATATGATACTTTCAGTGAAAGGTTCTATCCATGAACCCTGATGACGCCATTTGTCCTTGCCTTTGTTGACCCTGATGACGCCACTTGCCCTTGCCTTCCTTGCTTTATCTGCCTATCAAGCACAGTAGCTGTTGGGTATCATCCTAGATAATTAGATTTTAAACTGAATGCTATcatgtactccctctgttccaaatataagttgctttgacttttttggtacatccattttgctatgtacctagatataacatatgtctagatacatagcaaaatcgatgtaccaaaaaagtcaaagcaacttacataatttggaatggagggagtaccgaGCATTTTGGCTTTGCTGATTTCTTGGTGTGATGTGGAAGCATACCATTTCAGTTCGTACTCCCTTTGTTCCACAATCTAAGTATTTTAAACTTTGCCCTATGAAAATTTTCTTTCCCTTGACCAAGTTTATGGAAACATACACATGTACAACATCACATTAGTGTCATTAAGTTCACCGTGATATGTGCCTTGATTGTGCGGCCCTTTCGCATTTTAGTTGTTCCAATATTTTGTATATAAAATTTAGTCAATGTTAGAGaagtcagaaaaaaaaaacctaaaAACTGGAGTATATACATGAGTAGTCTATTTCTGGGTTCTGATTTCACATTTGTTTTGACAGGGTGATGCTGACAGCTCATTGGACAGGCTGTGGCAGAAGAGGAAGGCTGAGATCAAGCAGTAGCGTTTGCTTCAAGGCTCGGCTAGAATTGACTCTTATGATGTTGATGCTGTCTTGGTAATATTTTGATTTCTGTATTGGACAAGTTTGGATGTAATGGTGTGAGTTCAGCTGGTACCTCTAAACCAAAGAATTATCCTATGCTCAATCCATTTCGAGCCTTTTTAAGCTATAAACATGAGACAATAGTTAGGACAAGAAAATAATTAGCAAGACAGGGGCGGAGGAAATTGAAGGGGTCAAGCAAAAAGAGCAGCTGTGAACCACCTACATAGAATAGTCTGATGAGTGGTTGCTTGACGAGCTTGTTCGTCGATCTGAGAAGTCATTCGTTGAAAAAGTACAGTTTGTAGTTTTGAATCTATCCACCTTACACATAATCGTATGAGAAGCGGTAGTGCCAGCCTGCTCATCTTGCCTTAACCTCTAGTCCATTTGTCATTTGTTGCGTCAGCGATGATAGTAGCACTTCATTAAGGGCTGTTTGGTTCCCTTCTCATCCCAACCAGGCCAGCTCTAGGGAGCCAGGCTGTCTTTGGCCTGGCCGGATACATACAGGAAGCCTAGTTTGGTTTTTATGCATATGTGGAGCTAGGCTCTGATTAGATGCTGTTTGGTTGCCTGTACGAAGGTAAGTTGTAtgagataaaaatattataagattatgattataatttttatttttgtacgAATACACTTTTATAGGTATTATTTTATCTAATTATATCTTAATCAACTTCAAAGTACACTAATATCACTGAATATTTACTAATCACGCACTAATACACCGTTAGCCACGTAAACGGCTGCATCTGCCCAGCTGGCTGGTCAGGAACGTTCGATTCGGGCGTTCCTCCTCAGCCTGGCTGAGGGCTCCTTTTTGCATGCCCCGAGCCTGGCCCAAAGCTGCATGCAGACAACCAAACACGGCCACGCTGCATCCAGAGATGCATGTATGGTCTCATAcaggcaaccaaacagcccctaAACAACAACAAGAAGATAAGAATTTGTGGTTTGATTAGTTATGCCAAACCAGATTGTAAATGATATGAGTTTGTCCGCTGTTTTTCCAGTCCTATATCATATCAATCTAGAGCGTATATACTTGAGTCAAACAGAAAATGGTGGTTGTGGCAGTCTGATCGTGCGTTAACGTCAAactattagtttttgtttaatCGTTGATTGGGAGCATGTTTTCTTGCTGCTTACTACTCTATAGCTTGTGTTGTTAACTGTCGGCGATGAGATTAGCATTCGCAGACTGAGTAGAATCATATTGTTGATCGCATGCTA contains:
- the LOC8062964 gene encoding 40S ribosomal protein S21, with translation MQNEEGKMVDLYVPRKCSATNRIITAKDHASVQINIGHVDENGVYVGNFTTFALSGFVRAQGDADSSLDRLWQKRKAEIKQ